A window of the Brassica napus cultivar Da-Ae chromosome A2, Da-Ae, whole genome shotgun sequence genome harbors these coding sequences:
- the LOC106383921 gene encoding DNA damage-repair/toleration protein DRT100-like yields MDAKKKAITVVFCNAVVLLLATVAAQACLPSDRAALLEFRSHLNEPYIGVFNSWKGQDCCHGWYGVSCDPTNRRVSAVTLRGISEEPIFQRAKRKGVMTGSISPAICELTQLSGVTLSDWEGISGEIPACITNLPAMRHVDLVGNKISGVIPANIGNLLKLTVLNLADNQISGAIPASIARLTSLTHLDLRNNGLTGVIPVYIGRLKMLSRVLLSGNKLSGQIPESLTRIYRLADLELSMNRITGPIPPSFGRMSVLATLNLDGNLISGEIPGSLMTSSISNLNLSGNFISGKIPNAFGPRSYFTVLDLSNNRLEGVIPESITTASFIGHLDVSHNQLCGKIPAGSPFDHLDATSFGYNRCLCGTPLGDCGK; encoded by the coding sequence ATGGATGCTAAGAAGAAGGCGATAACGGTTGTGTTCTGCAACGCCGTCGTTTTGCTCCTCGCCACCGTCGCCGCCCAAGCTTGTCTCCCCTCCGACAGAGCGGCGCTTCTCGAGTTCCGATCACACCTCAACGAGCCGTACATCGGCGTGTTCAACTCGTGGAAAGGCCAAGACTGCTGCCACGGCTGGTACGGCGTGAGCTGCGACCCCACCAACCGCCGCGTCTCCGCCGTCACCCTCCGCGGAATCTCCGAGGAGCCGATTTTCCAGCGCGCGAAACGGAAAGGCGTCATGACCGGCTCCATCTCCCCGGCGATATGCGAACTAACTCAGCTCTCCGGCGTCACCCTCTCCGACTGGGAAGGAATCTCCGGCGAGATCCCCGCCTGCATCACGAACCTCCCCGCCATGAGACATGTCGATCTCGTCGGAAACAAAATCTCCGGCGTGATTCCGGCGAACATCGGGAACCTCCTGAAGCTGACGGTGCTCAACCTCGCCGATAATCAGATCTCCGGCGCGATTCCGGCGTCGATCGCGAGGCTGACGAGCTTAACGCATCTCGATCTGAGGAACAACGGTTTAACCGGAGTCATACCGGTATACATAGGCCGGTTAAAGATGCTGAGCCGGGTTCTACTAAGCGGTAACAAACTCTCGGGTCAAATACCCGAGTCTCTGACCCGGATCTACCGGTTAGCGGATCTCGAGCTCTCGATGAACCGGATCACGGGCCCGATCCCGCCTTCGTTCGGGAGAATGTCGGTGCTCGCGACGCTTAATCTCGACGGGAACTTGATCTCCGGGGAGATCCCGGGGAGTTTGATGACGTCATCGATCTCGAATTTGAATTTGAGCGGGAACTTTATCAGCGGGAAGATACCGAACGCGTTTGGGCCGAGGTCGTACTTCACGGTGTTGGATCTTTCGAATAACCGTTTGGAGGGAGTGATTCCGGAGAGTATCACTACGGCGTCGTTTATTGGGCATTTGGATGTGAGTCATAACCAGCTGTGTGGGAAGATTCCGGCGGGGTCTCCTTTTGATCATCTTGATGCGACGTCGTTTGGTTATAATAGGTGTCTGTGTGGAACGCCTCTTGGGGACTGTGggaaataa
- the LOC111204333 gene encoding IRK-interacting protein, producing MASFETRMNMDREKEEVIANGVKMRALIQKLSPSIRIPSSSSPASRHLHNLSAHDYPVFTPSYGDEPVPAFHRKNLTSSENLDESCVGGEDQDLRHTLRPQTLHFRSVSSCNDYKQRGFDAKSFKNSNLVVPLTDSHSAAVTSQPRNSGGRVLSWLFPKLKRKHKSNSIFNSPSRTERSEEVPEKLKRELMEANRSRDAALTQVSEMKSSLREFNEKLQYLESYCEGLKKALVSREKIPVSEDVMVERFLQIVSESRLSIKQFLKSLVAEIDEEDSTLISNINTLLQPHNLSFTSKHSKIIQYHLEAIMSQSIYQDFENCVFQKNGKPKFLDQEQDRKAKFSSFASLRNLSWNEVMEKGTKYHSEEFSRFCDEKMNLIITTLKWTRPWSEQMLQAFFVAAKCVWLLHLLAFSLKPALGILRVEENRVFESSYMEDMGGDRDRQRSTGSCRPVRVKVMVMPGFYVQDRVLRCKVICRY from the exons ATGGCTTCTTTTGAAACAAGAATGAACATGGATAGAGAAAAAGAAGAGGTCATAGCAAACGGTGTGAAGATGAGGGCACTTATCCAGAAGTTAAGCCCATCTATCAGAAtcccttcttcatcttctccagcTTCTCGTCATCTCCACAACCTCTCTGCTCATGATTATCCTGTTTTCACTCCT AGCTATGGAGATGAGCCTGTGCCTGCATTTCATCGCAAGAATCTCACATCATCTGAGAATTTGGATGAATCTTGTGTTGGAGGTGAAGATCAAGACTTGAGACATACTCTCAGACCCCAAACGTTGCATTTTAGATCGGTCTCTTCTTGTAATGACTACAAACAAAGAGGTTTCGACGCCAAGAGTTTCAAGAACTCTAATCTTGTTGTGCCCTTGACTGATTCACATTCAGCTGCTGTTACTTCTCAGCCAAGGAACAGTGGAGGCAGAGTGTTGTCTTGGTTGTTCCCCAAGTTAAAGAGAAAGCACAAGAGCAACTCGATCTTTAACTCCCCTAGTAGAACCGAGAGATCAGAGGAAGTTCCTGAGAAGTTGAAGAGAGAGCTGATGGAAGCAAACAGAAGCAGAGACGCTGCGTTGACACAAGTCTCGGAGATGAAATCTTCGTTGAGAGAGTTTAACGAGAAGCTTCAGTACTTGGAAAGTTACTGTGAAGGTTTAAAGAAAGCTTTAGTGTCACGAGAGAAGATACCAGTGAGTGAAGATGTGATGGTTGAAAGGTTCTTGCAGATTGTATCCGAATCAAGATTATCGATAAAACAGTTCTTGAAATCATTAGTCGCAGAGATCGATGAAGAAGACTCGACTCTGATTAGTAACATCAACACTCTCCTTCAACCACACAACTTGTCATTCACCTCTAAGCACTCCAAGATCATTCAGTACCACTTAGAAGCCATCATGAGCCAATCTATATACCAAGATTTCGAGAACTGTGTCTTCCAAAAGAACGGTAAACCGAAGTTTCTTGATCAAGAACAAGATCGAAAAGCGAAGTTCTCTTCCTTTGCTTCTTTAAGAAACTTGAGCTGGAACGAGGTAATGGAAAAGGGTACAAAATACCACAGCGAAGAGTTCAGTAGATTCTGCGATGAGAAGATGAATTTGATCATTACAACGTTGAAATGGACAAGACCATGGTCTGAACAGATGTTACAAGCGTTTTTTGTCGCTGCAAAATGTGTCTGGCTGCTTCATTTGCTTGCCTTCTCGCTCAAGCCAGCGTTAGGGATCTTGAGGGTGGAGGAGAACAGAGTGTTTGAGTCAAGTTATATGGAAGATATGGGTGGAGATAGGGACAGACAGAGATCAACAGGGTCATGTAGACCGGTGCGGGTTAAGGTTATGGTGATGCCTGGTTTTTATGTTCAAGATAGGGTGTTGAGATGTAAGGTTATTTGCAGGTACTAG
- the LOC106383895 gene encoding zinc finger CCCH domain-containing protein 56-like — protein sequence MCGLFKKLDTENNALSHSLSKPMNDAAECEHSFSALLEFAADNDVDGFKHQLSLVSSINQVSLWYRRQRLIKRMVVEQRTPLMVASLYGSLDVVKLILSFPETDLNLTCGPDKSTALHCAASGASVKALDVVKLLLSAGADPNITDTHGNTPVDVLVAPRGLRTVLEEILKKDEDLSSSLGSSFRSLSSSPDNGSSSLLSLDSVSSPTKAEKKEYPIDPSLPDIKSGVYSTDEFRMFSFKIRPCSRAYSHDWTECPFAHPGENARRRDPRKSHYTCVPCPDFKKGSCKQGDACEYAHGVFECWLHPAQYRTRLCKDGTGCNRRVCFFAHLKEELRPVYASTGSGLPSSPRGSMDMASVLNMLPGSPSGAAPSSPSNGVSSMCWPHQNVPPALHLPGSNVQLSRLRSSLNARDMLQEFEMSSSPRFMNHFSAAEVSSSSPRFSDQLAVSSVLSPSHKSVLLNQLQRDKQQSMLSPIRTNLMSSPNNVEQRAMEPISPMNARMKQQQQLHHSRSLSSREFGSNLPRDMMMQSDSGSPLSPWSSWDQNHKVDWSVQSDELGRLRKSHSLANNKEADVTWVQQMVKETASPRNMNGARPLVQGGLSGDPHRDGRESDILDAWLDQLQLDR from the coding sequence ATGTGTGGTCTCTTTAAGAAGCTGGACACAGAGAACAACGCTCTCTCACATTCTTTGTCCAAACCCATGAACGATGCTGCTGAGTGTGAACATTCGTTTTCCGCCTTACTTGAGTTCGCTGCAGACAACGACGTGGATGGCTTTAAGCATCAACTCTCTCTTGTCTCTAGCATCAACCAGGTGTCTCTCTGGTACAGACGCCAGAGGCTTATTAAAAGAATGGTCGTTGAGCAAAGAACTCCCCTGATGGTTGCTTCTCTATACGGAAGCTTAGACGTTGTGAAGCTTATTCTCTCCTTCCCTGAAACTGATCTGAATCTCACTTGCGGTCCGGATAAAAGCACCGCTCTCCACTGCGCCGCCTCTGGCGCTTCTGTGAAGGCCTTGGACGTTGTCAAGCTGCTTTTAAGCGCAGGAGCGGATCCAAACATCACTGATACTCATGGGAACACTCCCGTTGATGTTCTTGTTGCGCCTCGTGGTTTGAGAACGGTCCTTGAGGAGATTTTGAAGAAAGATGAAGATCTGTCGTCTAGCTTGGGGTCGAGTTTCAGGTCTCTCTCGTCGTCGCCTGATAACGGCTCCTCCTCTTTACTCTCTTTGGATTCAGTGTCTTCTCCAACTAAGGCAGAGAAGAAAGAGTACCCGATTGATCCATCTCTGCCAGACATCAAGAGTGGAGTTTACTCCACAGATGAGTTCCGTATGTTCTCGTTCAAGATCCGTCCCTGTTCTCGAGCCTACTCCCACGACTGGACCGAGTGTCCCTTCGCGCATCCGGGGGAGAACGCAAGGAGGAGAGACCCGAGGAAGTCTCACTACACCTGCGTCCCTTGCCCGGATTTCAAGAAGGGCTCATGTAAGCAAGGGGACGCGTGTGAGTACGCTCACGGAGTTTTCGAGTGCTGGCTGCACCCTGCTCAGTACAGGACGCGTCTGTGCAAGGACGGGACGGGTTGTAACCGGAGGGTTTGCTTCTTTGCTCATTTAAAGGAAGAGTTACGTCCTGTGTACGCTTCCACAGGCTCTGGCTTGCCGTCGTCTCCTCGTGGCTCTATGGACATGGCTTCTGTTTTGAACATGTTACCAGGCTCACCTTCTGGTGCAGCTCCGAGCTCTCCTTCAAACGGTGTTTCATCTATGTGTTGGCCTCATCAGAACGTACCTCCGGCGTTGCATCTCCCTGGAAGCAATGTTCAGCTGAGCCGTCTGAGGTCTTCTCTGAACGCGAGAGATATGCTGCAAGAGTTTGAAATGTCGTCCAGTCCACGGTTTATGAATCATTTCTCAGCTGCTGAGGTTTCGTCTTCGTCTCCTCGTTTCTCTGATCAGCTTGCTGTTTCGTCTGTTCTATCACCATCCCACAAATCTGTGCTTCTTAATCAGCTACAGAGGGATAAGCAGCAGAGCATGCTTTCTCCTATTAGGACGAATCTAATGTCTTCTCCAAATAATGTAGAGCAGCGAGCCATGGAGCCTATTTCTCCAATGAACGCTCGGAtgaaacagcagcagcagctGCATCATTCGCGTAGCCTTAGCTCCCGTGAGTTTGGATCCAATCTGCCACGTGATATGATGATGCAGAGTGATTCTGGCTCCCCGCTGAGTCCATGGTCGAGTTGGGACCAGAACCATAAGGTGGACTGGTCGGTGCAATCAGATGAGTTAGGGCGGTTGAGAAAATCTCATTCTTTGGCTAATAACAAGGAAGCAGATGTGACATGGGTTCAGCAGATGGTAAAAGAGACTGCATCGCCTAGGAACATGAATGGTGCAAGGCCATTGGTTCAAGGTGGTTTGAGTGGGGATCCTCACAGAGACGGTCGTGAGAGTGACATTCTTGATGCGTGGCTCGACCAGCTGCAGCTTGATCGCTAA
- the LOC111204332 gene encoding transcription factor MYB46-like: MRKPEVANVVTHQVKKMKKGLWSPEEDSKLMQYMITNGQGCWSDVAKNAGLQRCGKSCRLRWINYLRPDLKRGAFSPQEEELIIRFHSILGNRWSQIAARLPGRTDNEIKNFWNSTIKKRLKKLSDTSNSVNNSSSSPKASDSSSNSTSSLEFKDIIGSFMSLQEQGFVNPSFTNMPTNNNPFPAPQLISHPYNDDFPPYVDGFCGINTGVQGELYFPPLECEEGDWYNADITNHLDDDMNTNGAGNVPEGVRMEEYWDLDQLMNTEAPSFYFNFKQSI; encoded by the exons atgagaaaaCCAGAGGTAGCAAATGTAGTCACTCATCAagtaaagaagatgaagaaggggCTTTGGTCTCCAGAGGAAGACTCAAAGCTGATGCAATATATGATAACCAATGGGCAAGGATGTTGGAGCGATGTAGCCAAAAACGCAGGCCTTCAACGATGTGGCAAAAGCTGCCGTCTTCGTTGGATCAACTATCTTCGTCCTGACCTCAAGCGTGGCGCTTTCTCTCCTCAGGAAGAGGAACTCATCATTCGTTTTCATTCCATTCTCGGCAACAG GTGGTCTCAGATTGCAGCACGATTGCCTGGTCGAACCGACAACGAGATCAAGAACTTTTGGAACTCAACAATAAAGAAAAGGCTAAAGAAATTATCCGACACATCCAACTCCGTCAACAACTCATCCTCATCACCCAAAGCAAGTGACTCGTCTTCTAATTCCACCTCTTCTTTGGAGTTTAAAGACATTATAGGAAGCTTCATGTCCTTACAAGAACAAGGATTCGTCAACCCCTCTTTTACCAACATGCCAACCAACAACAATCCATTCCCAGCGCCACAACTGATCAGCCACCCGTATAATGACGACTTTCCCCCTTATGTAGATGGTTTCTGCGGAATAAACACAGGAGTACAAGGGGAACTCTACTTTCCACCTTTGGAATGTGAAGAAGGCGACTGGTACAACGCAGATATTACCAACCACTTAGATGACGACATGAACACTAATGGGGCTGGAAACGTACCTGAGGGTGTGAGAATGGAAGAATATTGGGACCTTGACCAGTTGATGAACACTGAGGCGCCTTCGTTTTACTTCAACTTCAAGCAAAGCATATGA
- the LOC111204334 gene encoding uncharacterized protein LOC111204334 translates to MEEPGSDPGSYPIPPASVHLSPFSSLAPPPSARLHFTRRRTQPLQSSRYTSLKSLLDDPTSSARSIGRDEALAWELFTPHQRVMIVAVIGAAAAESKKNGVIRQLRKSIDLKDQVLTGMQQKLDDLCQQLSLVKVLGDGDDLESKFKEKFGSENVKFVECGCLLCDQHHHSSSGIQDKASTNLVVEAEQEERRLSYLSDWCSSVTSAAELHFDNLSLDQDMLSLRKECQEKDATIKDLTSFLQLTNKACSKRETELEEIVRRKKTIIKKLKRDVLVLEEKVTQLTRLQRSSYSAAASNTFEFPMRVDNLLYDMDVSTASSSSDSDTPANTPRRTVLEVAPVDSIKGEPSALEQTYKSAPAKSMASLVKSVKPSSVVSPLTTTRKPVAAASSSSSRMRGASSAGDTKKPRRPVQVAPRASSSGSHKRWV, encoded by the exons ATGGAGGAACCCGGTTCGGATCCCGGATCCTACCCAATCCCGCCCGCTTCAGTCCACCTCTCACCCTTCTCCTCCCTCGCTCCTCCTCCCTCCGCTCGTCTCCACTTCACTCGTCGTCGTACCCAGCCGCTGCAATCATCTCGTTACACCTCTCTCAAGAGCCTTCTCGACGATCCCACCAGCTCGGCGCGATCAATCGGCCGAGACGAAGCCCTAGCGTGGGAGCTATTTACGCCTCACCAGAGGGTCATGATCGTGGCGGTTATCGGCGCCGCCGCCGCGGAATCGAAGAAGAACGGCGTGATTCGGCAGCTCCGGAAGTCAATTGATCTTAAA GACCAGGTTCTGACAGGGATGCAACAGAAGCTGGATGATCTCTGTCAACAGCTAAGTCTTGTCAAGGTCTTAGGTGATGGTGATGATCTGGAATCGAAGTTTAAAGAGAAGTTTGGATCTGAGAATGTTAAGTTTGTAGAGTGTGGTTGCTTGCTTTGTGATCAGCATCATCACTCCTCATCTGGTATacag GATAAAGCTTCAACGAATCTGGTGGTTGAAGCTGAGCAAGAAGAGAGGCGTTTGTCTTACTTGTCAGATTGGTGTTCTAGTGTCACTTCTGCTGCAGAACTCCAT TTTGATAATCTTTCACTAGACCAAGACATGCTTTCTCTCAGAAAGGAGTGTCAAGAGAAAGATGCAACAATAAAGGACTTGACTTCGTTTCTTCAGTTAACCAACAAAGCTTGTTCGAAA AGAGAAACAGAGCTTGAAGAGATTGTTCGCAGGAAGAAAACAATCATCAAGAAGCTCAAGAGGGACGTACTGGTGTTAGAAGAAAAG GTTACTCAGCTCACTAGGCTCCAGAGGTCTTCCTACTCAGCTGCAGCCTCAAATACCTTTGAATTCCCAATGAGAGTGGACAATCTTCTTTACGATATGGATGTTtctacagcttcttcgtcatctGATTCAGATACTCCTGCAAACACACCTCGGCGAACTGTGTTGGAGGTTGCTCCAGTTGATTCCATCAAGGGGGAACCCTCAGCTTTGGAACAAACTTATAAATCAGCACCAGCTAAATCCATGGCTTCACTTGTGAAATCTGTGAAGCCGTCTTCAGTAGTTAGTCCATTGACTACTACTCGGAAGCCTGTTgctgctgcttcttcttcttcttcaaggatGCGAGGGGCTTCTTCTGCTGGTGATACAAAGAAACCTAGAAGGCCAGTTCAGGTTGCCCCAAGAGCTTCTTCCTCTGGTTCACATAAGAGATGGGTTTAG